Proteins encoded by one window of Streptomyces uncialis:
- a CDS encoding ATP-binding protein, with the protein MPRTIRFDKTQEELQFENTCRPYRDVEAAESGELTRETTIEPLRAGRADVLIGQPEGSWLDVKRAHYDLDTQHGKISIAQAVARFANAEHGGIVVVGMRGKKIPSGELIHSICPVPLDGRTLRRYQSALEHHLYPPPNLLDIEEFSHGSGQWIVFLHIPPQ; encoded by the coding sequence TTGCCGCGAACCATCCGCTTCGACAAGACCCAAGAGGAACTTCAGTTCGAGAACACCTGTCGCCCGTATCGCGATGTTGAAGCCGCCGAGAGCGGGGAACTTACCCGCGAGACGACCATCGAGCCGCTCCGTGCGGGGCGGGCCGATGTTCTGATCGGCCAACCAGAAGGCTCATGGCTCGACGTAAAGCGTGCACATTATGACCTCGATACACAGCACGGAAAGATCTCAATTGCCCAGGCAGTAGCAAGGTTTGCAAACGCCGAGCACGGCGGCATCGTCGTGGTGGGCATGCGAGGAAAGAAAATTCCTTCGGGAGAACTGATTCACAGCATTTGCCCCGTACCCCTCGACGGACGCACGCTGCGTCGCTATCAGAGCGCCCTGGAGCACCACCTATACCCTCCTCCGAATCTCCTTGACATTGAGGAGTTCTCCCATGGATCAGGGCAATGGATTGTCTTTCTCCATATCCCGCCACAGTGA
- a CDS encoding site-specific integrase, producing the protein MTGRERKAINRNYFNSYIWKPALTKAGVIGGLEQRADGQRVWEPSREHGFHALRHFYASEQLEAGESVVSLAQWLGHSDPGFTLRKYAHFLPRAGARGTAAIDALFG; encoded by the coding sequence GTGACCGGCCGCGAGCGCAAGGCGATCAACCGGAACTACTTCAACTCCTACATCTGGAAACCCGCACTCACCAAGGCCGGCGTAATCGGCGGCCTGGAGCAGCGCGCCGACGGACAGCGCGTCTGGGAACCCTCCCGCGAACACGGCTTCCACGCGCTGCGCCACTTCTACGCCTCGGAGCAGCTGGAGGCCGGTGAGTCGGTCGTCTCACTCGCCCAGTGGCTGGGACACTCCGACCCGGGGTTCACTCTGAGGAAGTACGCGCACTTCCTGCCCCGGGCGGGCGCCCGCGGCACCGCCGCCATCGACGCCCTGTTCGGCTAA
- a CDS encoding TetR/AcrR family transcriptional regulator produces the protein MTPPERRGPRQAEAERNDRALLRAAREVLATEGAHASVAAIAARAGVGIGSLYRRYRTKEELFQRLSVLSVEHWIAAAEQGLTDPDAWSGLAGFLTACVEFGQGSLGPIAGTIEVTDRMRKASDRSDRLLDELVDRAHRAGVLRADVTPVDIALLIEQLGTSPVLDQLRKQGRDDLVPEAEAARRRLVALALDGLRAPGAGRLPGTPPSLRLFTERWSRD, from the coding sequence ATGACGCCACCCGAACGACGGGGCCCCCGCCAGGCGGAGGCCGAGCGCAACGACCGCGCGCTGCTGCGGGCCGCTCGTGAGGTGCTGGCCACCGAGGGCGCGCACGCCTCGGTGGCCGCGATCGCCGCGCGCGCCGGGGTCGGCATCGGCAGCCTCTACCGCCGCTACCGCACCAAGGAGGAGCTGTTCCAGCGGCTGAGCGTGCTCTCCGTCGAGCACTGGATCGCCGCCGCCGAACAGGGCCTGACCGACCCCGACGCCTGGTCCGGACTGGCCGGGTTCCTCACCGCATGCGTCGAGTTCGGCCAGGGTTCGCTCGGCCCGATCGCCGGGACCATCGAGGTCACCGACCGGATGCGGAAGGCGAGCGACCGCTCGGACCGGCTCCTGGACGAGCTCGTGGACCGCGCCCACCGGGCCGGAGTGCTGCGCGCCGACGTCACCCCGGTCGACATCGCGCTGCTCATCGAGCAGCTCGGGACCTCCCCGGTGCTGGACCAGCTCCGCAAGCAGGGCCGTGACGATCTGGTGCCCGAGGCCGAGGCGGCCCGGCGGCGACTCGTCGCCCTCGCGCTGGACGGTCTGCGCGCACCGGGCGCGGGTCGGCTGCCCGGCACGCCCCCCTCGCTCCGGCTGTTCACGGAGCGCTGGTCCCGCGACTGA
- a CDS encoding helix-turn-helix transcriptional regulator, producing the protein MPTHPLPAPFVAVGAAFLNVKDAAEYLGLSPHTLYVWRHRRQGPPSFRMGPRGRVMYRRETLDAWIHEQEQADSRCNTELSPLNAPRHYRSGSSAVA; encoded by the coding sequence ATGCCCACACACCCACTTCCCGCCCCCTTCGTCGCTGTCGGCGCGGCGTTCCTGAATGTGAAAGACGCGGCCGAATACCTCGGCCTCTCGCCACATACGCTCTACGTCTGGCGGCACCGGCGCCAAGGGCCGCCGAGTTTCCGTATGGGGCCACGGGGCCGCGTCATGTACCGCCGGGAAACCCTGGACGCCTGGATCCATGAACAAGAACAGGCCGACTCCCGCTGCAATACGGAACTGAGCCCCCTCAACGCCCCGCGTCACTACCGATCCGGCAGCTCAGCGGTCGCCTGA
- a CDS encoding SgcJ/EcaC family oxidoreductase: MTSTPQGTTTGDGPGTGSTAPEVTGVGVASGERVADIDAIQRLIADAGEHQNDVERLIALHTPDVSIVNFVGRRLLGRDSMEKVMRVAVASPLAKILTTVDVLHIRFVRADVAVVACVKHVSDERDPATVTGDDVQVHTTTGSLTYVLEKSGTPGTGWRITHAQTTPVLG, encoded by the coding sequence ATGACCAGCACACCGCAGGGGACGACCACGGGCGACGGACCGGGCACCGGTTCCACGGCACCCGAGGTGACCGGGGTCGGCGTGGCGAGCGGGGAGCGGGTGGCCGACATCGATGCCATCCAGCGGCTGATCGCGGACGCCGGCGAGCACCAGAACGATGTCGAGCGGCTCATCGCGCTGCACACCCCGGACGTGTCGATCGTGAACTTCGTCGGACGCCGGCTGCTGGGCCGGGACTCCATGGAGAAGGTCATGCGCGTGGCCGTCGCCTCGCCGCTGGCCAAGATCCTCACCACGGTCGACGTGCTGCACATCCGGTTCGTCCGCGCGGATGTGGCGGTGGTCGCCTGCGTCAAGCATGTGAGCGACGAGCGGGACCCGGCGACCGTGACAGGCGACGACGTACAGGTGCATACGACGACCGGTTCGCTCACCTATGTCCTGGAGAAGAGCGGAACGCCCGGTACCGGATGGCGGATCACCCATGCGCAGACCACTCCGGTCCTGGGCTGA
- a CDS encoding tyrosine-type recombinase/integrase produces MKKRPSRETGRRERTAMYGKCTRYRVKGIPGVKDRSFDALNDAKTWLATAQTDVRRQEFVDPRDGDLPVKDYISVHWWPTQSGDPSTIERIEQRVRRHILPHLGALPLNAVGTDVLRSWKKRLEQDLGPTSIRLVWATLSSVLQAAVEDRRLARNPCRAKTVRPPAAAPGRLEAWPQEHVRTVRAALPDRYRILVEIGAGLGLRQGEAFGLSLDDFDFDEGVVHIRRQIKMVRASLCFALPKGRKVRDVALPSSVGEAARRYATAFPSVPVTMAWDDPRPPETPVEAKHRRPGRTTCS; encoded by the coding sequence TTGAAGAAGCGCCCCAGCCGGGAGACCGGCAGGCGTGAGCGCACCGCCATGTACGGAAAGTGCACCCGCTACCGGGTGAAGGGGATCCCGGGTGTCAAGGACCGTTCGTTCGACGCGCTGAACGATGCCAAGACCTGGCTCGCGACAGCCCAGACCGACGTGCGGCGCCAGGAATTCGTCGACCCGCGGGACGGCGACCTGCCTGTCAAGGACTACATCAGCGTGCACTGGTGGCCTACCCAGAGCGGGGACCCGTCCACGATCGAGCGCATCGAACAGCGGGTGCGGCGCCACATCCTTCCGCACCTCGGAGCGCTCCCCCTGAACGCCGTGGGCACCGACGTCCTCCGAAGCTGGAAGAAGCGGCTGGAACAGGACCTCGGGCCCACCTCCATCCGCCTCGTCTGGGCCACGCTGTCCAGCGTGCTCCAGGCAGCCGTCGAGGACCGCAGGCTCGCACGCAACCCGTGCCGCGCTAAAACCGTCCGGCCGCCCGCCGCTGCTCCGGGCAGGCTGGAGGCATGGCCGCAGGAACACGTACGGACAGTCCGCGCCGCCCTCCCGGACCGCTACCGGATCCTCGTGGAGATCGGCGCCGGTCTCGGCCTGCGCCAGGGCGAGGCGTTCGGACTCAGCCTGGACGACTTCGACTTCGACGAGGGCGTCGTCCACATCCGCCGCCAGATCAAGATGGTCCGGGCGAGCCTGTGCTTCGCGCTCCCCAAAGGCCGCAAGGTCCGCGACGTGGCACTGCCCTCCAGCGTTGGCGAAGCAGCACGACGGTACGCGACCGCGTTCCCGTCCGTGCCGGTCACCATGGCCTGGGACGACCCCCGCCCACCGGAGACACCGGTGGAGGCCAAGCACCGCCGCCCCGGACGTACAACCTGCTCGTGA
- a CDS encoding GH92 family glycosyl hydrolase, which produces MRRGTRHGSGNGLIVGVAALALLAPGRADPAVALPGAPPPGPAAGFASSFENGEPAPDWLDSAETTATGERRTSGVDGGSPDLPHMRTRVDRGPTASPTAKARAGFTGARALTYAGRHRGEGRAYAYHKVFDVDVAVGRDTELAYRVFPAMADGDPDWAATHVAVDLAFTDGGYLSDLGAVDQHGFPLSPRGQGAAKSLYVNQWNDVVARIGAVARGRTVDRVLVAYDAPGGPARFQGWVDDIALRTAEPEPVAAAGVRPSERVSTVRGTHSSRAYSRGNTFPATAVPHGFNFWTPVTDAGSLSWLYDYARKNGADNLPRLQAFSASHEPSPWMGDRQTFQIMPSAAPGIPDAGRRARALAFRHENETARPHHYAVTFENGLRAEMTPTDHAAMLRFTFPGADASVVLDNISDRAGLTLDQERGVVTGFSDVRSDLSTGATRLFVYGEFDAPVRDGGRLRSDAGGEVAGFLRFDAGRDRTVTLRLATSLIGVEQAKTNLRREIPEGMPFGAVRAAAGRSWDRLLGRVEVKGATPEQLTTLYSGLYRLYLYPNSGFERVGRRFLYASPFSPQPGPDTPTRTGARIVEGRPYVNNGFWDTYRTTWPAYALLTPRHAGTLVDGFVQQYKDGGWTSRWSSPGYADLMTGTSSDVAFADAHLKGVRFDAGAAYEAALKNATVVPPMPGVGRKGMETSPYLGYTATDTREGLSWAMEGYVNDHGIARMAGALYARTGERRYREEAEYFLDRARDYVTLFDAKAGFFQGRDRLGRWRVPSRSYDPRVWGHDYTETNGWGYAFTVPQDSRGLANLYGGRAALAAKLDTYFATPETARFPGSYGSVIHEMTEARDVRMGQYGHSNQVAHHTLYMYDAAGQPWKTQKKVREVLARLYTGSGIGQGYHGDEDNGEQSAWYLFSALGFYPLVLGGNEYAVGSPLFTEARVRMDNGRTLVVKAPRNSARNVYVRGLKVNGRPWHSTALPHGVLARGGVLEFEMGPEPSSWGTGPDAAPASITGDDRPPAPRSDIQRGTGPLFDDTSATSAEVGVLALPVAGARRAAQYTLTSADRGRAPTGWTLEGSADGRRWRILDRRAGESFAWDRQLRVFPVGAEQGAPVAYPHYRLVFDGPGTLAEVELLG; this is translated from the coding sequence ATGCGGCGTGGAACGCGGCATGGATCAGGTAACGGCCTCATCGTGGGCGTGGCGGCCCTCGCGCTGCTGGCCCCGGGGCGGGCGGACCCCGCCGTAGCCCTCCCCGGGGCGCCACCGCCCGGGCCCGCGGCGGGGTTCGCGTCCTCCTTCGAGAACGGTGAACCCGCGCCGGACTGGCTGGACTCCGCCGAGACCACGGCCACCGGTGAACGCCGGACCTCCGGTGTCGACGGCGGCTCCCCGGATCTCCCGCACATGCGGACCCGGGTCGACCGGGGCCCGACCGCCTCCCCCACCGCCAAGGCCCGGGCCGGCTTCACCGGGGCCAGGGCGCTCACCTACGCGGGGCGGCACCGCGGCGAGGGACGGGCGTACGCGTACCACAAGGTCTTCGACGTGGATGTGGCCGTCGGCCGGGACACGGAGCTGGCCTACCGGGTCTTCCCCGCGATGGCCGACGGGGACCCCGACTGGGCGGCGACCCATGTGGCCGTGGACCTGGCGTTCACCGACGGCGGCTACTTGAGCGATCTCGGCGCGGTCGACCAGCACGGTTTCCCGCTGAGCCCGCGGGGCCAGGGCGCGGCGAAGTCGCTGTACGTCAACCAGTGGAACGACGTGGTCGCGCGGATCGGCGCGGTGGCGCGGGGCCGGACGGTGGACCGGGTGCTGGTGGCGTACGACGCGCCCGGCGGTCCGGCGCGGTTCCAGGGCTGGGTCGACGACATCGCGCTGCGCACCGCGGAGCCGGAACCGGTGGCGGCGGCCGGGGTGCGGCCGTCGGAGCGGGTCTCCACGGTCCGGGGCACCCACTCCAGCCGGGCGTACTCGCGTGGCAACACCTTTCCGGCGACGGCCGTGCCGCACGGTTTCAACTTCTGGACGCCGGTGACCGACGCGGGCTCGCTGAGCTGGCTGTACGACTACGCGCGGAAGAACGGCGCGGACAATCTGCCGAGACTCCAGGCGTTCAGCGCCAGCCATGAGCCCAGTCCGTGGATGGGTGACCGGCAGACGTTCCAGATCATGCCGTCGGCCGCGCCCGGCATCCCGGACGCGGGGCGGCGGGCCCGCGCGCTGGCGTTCCGGCACGAGAACGAGACGGCGCGCCCGCATCACTACGCGGTGACGTTCGAGAACGGGCTGCGGGCGGAGATGACGCCGACGGACCACGCGGCGATGCTGCGCTTCACCTTCCCCGGTGCGGACGCGAGCGTCGTCCTCGACAACATCTCCGACCGGGCGGGGCTCACCCTGGACCAGGAGCGGGGGGTGGTGACCGGCTTCTCCGATGTGAGGTCGGATCTGTCGACGGGGGCGACACGGCTGTTCGTGTACGGGGAGTTCGACGCGCCGGTGCGTGACGGCGGCAGGCTGCGGAGCGACGCGGGCGGAGAGGTCGCCGGGTTCCTGCGGTTCGACGCGGGCCGGGACCGGACGGTCACGCTGCGGCTGGCGACCTCGCTGATCGGGGTGGAGCAGGCGAAGACCAATCTGCGGCGCGAGATCCCGGAGGGCATGCCGTTCGGCGCGGTGCGGGCGGCGGCGGGGCGGAGCTGGGACCGGCTGCTGGGCCGGGTGGAGGTCAAGGGCGCGACCCCGGAGCAGCTCACGACCCTGTACTCCGGTCTGTACCGGCTGTATCTGTATCCGAACTCGGGCTTCGAGCGGGTCGGCCGGCGGTTCCTCTACGCGTCGCCGTTCTCGCCGCAGCCCGGTCCGGACACGCCCACCCGTACCGGGGCGCGGATCGTCGAGGGCAGACCGTATGTCAACAACGGTTTCTGGGACACGTACCGCACGACCTGGCCGGCGTACGCGCTGCTGACGCCGCGGCACGCGGGCACCCTGGTGGACGGGTTCGTGCAGCAGTACAAGGACGGCGGCTGGACCTCGCGGTGGTCCTCGCCGGGGTACGCGGACCTGATGACGGGCACGTCCTCGGACGTGGCGTTCGCGGACGCCCATCTGAAGGGGGTCCGCTTCGACGCGGGGGCCGCGTACGAGGCGGCGCTGAAGAACGCGACGGTGGTGCCGCCGATGCCGGGGGTGGGCCGCAAGGGCATGGAGACCTCGCCGTATCTCGGGTACACGGCGACGGACACCCGGGAGGGGCTGTCCTGGGCGATGGAGGGGTACGTCAACGACCACGGCATCGCGCGGATGGCCGGGGCGCTGTACGCGCGGACCGGTGAGCGGCGCTACCGGGAGGAGGCGGAGTACTTCCTGGACCGGGCCCGGGACTATGTCACCCTCTTCGACGCGAAGGCCGGGTTCTTCCAGGGGCGGGACCGGCTGGGCCGCTGGCGGGTGCCGTCGCGGAGCTACGACCCGAGGGTGTGGGGCCATGACTACACCGAGACCAACGGCTGGGGCTACGCCTTCACGGTGCCGCAGGACTCCCGGGGGCTGGCGAACCTGTACGGCGGCCGGGCCGCGCTCGCGGCCAAGCTGGACACGTACTTCGCCACCCCGGAGACGGCGCGGTTCCCCGGTTCGTACGGTTCGGTCATCCATGAGATGACGGAGGCGCGGGACGTCCGGATGGGGCAGTACGGGCATTCCAACCAGGTGGCGCACCACACGCTGTACATGTACGACGCGGCGGGGCAGCCGTGGAAGACGCAGAAGAAGGTCCGCGAGGTGCTGGCCCGGCTGTACACGGGGTCGGGGATCGGCCAGGGCTACCACGGGGACGAGGACAACGGCGAGCAGTCGGCCTGGTACCTGTTCTCCGCGCTGGGGTTCTATCCGCTGGTGCTCGGCGGGAACGAGTACGCGGTGGGGTCGCCGCTGTTCACCGAGGCGCGGGTGCGGATGGACAACGGCCGCACGCTGGTGGTGAAGGCGCCGCGCAACAGCGCGCGCAATGTGTATGTGCGGGGGCTCAAGGTCAACGGGAGGCCGTGGCACTCGACGGCGCTGCCGCACGGGGTGCTGGCGCGGGGCGGGGTGCTGGAGTTCGAGATGGGGCCGGAGCCCTCGTCATGGGGTACCGGGCCGGACGCCGCGCCCGCCTCGATCACCGGGGACGACCGGCCGCCCGCGCCCCGTTCGGACATCCAGCGGGGCACGGGTCCGCTGTTCGACGACACCTCGGCGACCTCGGCCGAGGTGGGAGTGCTGGCGCTGCCGGTGGCCGGGGCGAGGCGGGCCGCGCAGTACACGCTGACCTCGGCGGACCGGGGGCGGGCGCCCACCGGCTGGACGCTGGAGGGTTCGGCGGACGGGCGGCGCTGGCGAATCCTGGACCGCCGGGCGGGTGAATCGTTCGCGTGGGACCGGCAGTTGCGGGTGTTCCCGGTCGGCGCGGAGCAGGGGGCACCGGTGGCCTATCCCCACTACCGGCTGGTGTTCGACGGTCCGGGGACCCTCGCGGAGGTGGAGCTGCTGGGCTGA
- a CDS encoding helix-turn-helix domain-containing protein — MADDYLVRIGKLIRDARQHRGWTQSQLAEALGTSQSAVNRIERGNQNISLEMIARIGEALDSEIVSLGYAGPMHLRVVGGRRLSGSIDVKTSKNACVALLCATLLNKGRTVLRRVARIEEVFRLLEVLNSIGVRTRWINDGVDLEIVPPAELDMGAIDADAARRTRSIIMFLGPLLHRMDHFKLPYAGGCDLGTRTIEPHMIALRRFGLDITATEGLYHAEVESRTELDRPIVLTERGDTVTENALLAAARHAGTTVIRNASSNYMVQDLCFFLEALGVRVDGVGTTTLTVHGVPTIDVDVDYSPSEDPVEAMSLLAAAVVTESELTIRRVPIEFLEIELAVLEEMGLDHDRSAEYVADNARTRLIDLTVRPSKLEAPIDKIHPMPFPGLNIDNVPFFAAIAATAQGKTLIHDWVYDNRAIYLTDLNRLGGRLQLLDPHRVLVEGPTRWRAAEMMCPPALRPAVVVLLAMMAAEGTSVLRNVYVINRGYEELAERLNSVGAQIETFRDI; from the coding sequence ATGGCAGACGACTACCTCGTACGCATCGGCAAGCTCATCCGTGACGCCCGGCAGCATCGTGGCTGGACCCAGTCCCAGCTCGCCGAGGCGCTCGGCACAAGTCAGAGCGCCGTCAACCGCATCGAGCGCGGAAACCAGAACATCAGCCTTGAGATGATCGCCCGCATCGGTGAGGCTCTCGACAGCGAGATCGTGTCCCTCGGCTACGCGGGCCCCATGCATCTGCGTGTGGTCGGTGGACGCCGACTGTCCGGTTCCATCGACGTCAAGACGAGCAAGAACGCCTGCGTCGCGCTGCTGTGCGCGACCCTCCTCAACAAGGGCCGTACGGTCCTGCGCCGGGTCGCCCGTATCGAGGAGGTCTTCCGGCTGCTGGAGGTCCTCAACTCCATCGGTGTGCGCACCCGCTGGATCAACGACGGTGTCGACCTGGAGATCGTGCCGCCCGCCGAGCTCGACATGGGGGCCATCGACGCGGACGCCGCCCGCCGCACCCGCTCCATCATCATGTTCCTCGGTCCGCTGCTGCACCGGATGGACCACTTCAAGCTGCCCTACGCGGGCGGCTGCGACCTCGGCACCCGCACCATCGAGCCGCACATGATCGCCCTGCGCCGGTTCGGCCTGGACATCACCGCGACCGAAGGGCTCTACCACGCGGAGGTCGAGAGCCGCACCGAGCTCGACCGGCCGATCGTCCTGACCGAGCGCGGCGACACCGTGACCGAGAACGCGCTGCTGGCCGCCGCCCGGCACGCCGGCACCACGGTCATCCGCAACGCGTCCTCCAACTACATGGTCCAGGACCTGTGCTTCTTCCTGGAGGCGCTCGGCGTACGGGTCGACGGCGTCGGCACCACCACCCTGACCGTGCACGGCGTCCCCACCATCGACGTGGATGTGGACTACTCCCCCTCCGAGGACCCGGTCGAGGCGATGAGCCTGCTGGCCGCGGCCGTCGTCACCGAGTCGGAGCTGACGATCCGCCGGGTGCCCATCGAGTTCCTGGAGATCGAGCTGGCGGTCCTGGAGGAGATGGGACTCGACCACGACCGCTCCGCCGAGTACGTCGCCGACAACGCGCGCACCCGGCTGATCGACCTCACGGTCCGCCCCTCCAAACTGGAGGCGCCGATCGACAAGATCCACCCGATGCCCTTCCCCGGCCTGAACATCGACAACGTGCCCTTCTTCGCGGCCATCGCCGCGACCGCGCAGGGCAAGACCCTCATCCACGACTGGGTCTACGACAACCGCGCGATCTACCTCACCGACCTCAACCGGCTCGGCGGCCGCCTCCAGCTCCTGGACCCGCACCGCGTCCTGGTGGAGGGCCCGACCCGCTGGCGCGCCGCCGAGATGATGTGCCCGCCCGCGCTGCGCCCGGCGGTGGTCGTCCTGCTGGCGATGATGGCCGCGGAGGGCACGTCCGTCCTGCGGAACGTGTACGTCATCAACCGCGGCTACGAGGAACTGGCGGAGCGCCTCAACTCCGTGGGCGCCCAGATCGAGACGTTCCGGGACATTTGA
- the acnA gene encoding aconitate hydratase AcnA — protein MSANSFDARATLSVGDESYEIFKLDKVEGSARLPYSLKVLLENLLRTEDGANITADHIRALGGWDSQAQPSQEIQFTPARVIMQDFTGVPCVVDLATMREAVKELGGDPAKINPLAPAELVIDHSVIADKFGTNTAFAQNVELEYGRNRERYQFLRWGQTAFDEFKVVPPGTGIVHQVNIEHLARTIMVRGGQAYPDTLVGTDSHTTMVNGLGVLGWGVGGIEAEAAMLGQPVSMLIPRVVGFKLTGELTPGTTATDLVLTITEMLRKHGVVGKFVEFYGEGVAATSLANRATIGNMSPEFGSTAAIFPIDGETLKYLRLTGRSEQQVALVEAYAKAQGLWLDPAAEPDFSEKLELDLSTVVPSIAGPKRPQDRIVLANAAQQFALDVRNYVSDDEEAGKESFPASDAPASSNGVPSNPTTVTAPDGSTYEIDHGAVTVAAITSCTNTSNPYVMVAAALVAKKAVEKGLTRKPWVKTTLAPGSKVVTDYFDKAGLTPYLDKVGFNLVGYGCTTCIGNSGPLPEEVSKAVNDHDLAVTSVLSGNRNFEGRINPDVKMNYLASPPLVVAYALAGSMKVDITRDALGIDQDGKPVYLQDIWPTEAEVNDVVANSIGEDMFNKSYSDVFAGDAQWQSLPIPTGNTFEWDTESTYVRKPPYFEGMTMETTPVSDITGARVLAKLGDSVTTDHISPAGAIKADTPAGKYLTEHGVERRDFNSYGSRRGNHEVMIRGTFANIRLRNQIAPGTEGGYTRDFTQAAESADAPVSFIYDASRNYIEQGTPLVVLAGKEYGSGSSRDWAAKGTALLGVKAVIAESYERIHRSNLIGMGVLPLQFPEGATAESLGLTGEETFSFTGVTVLNDGSTPRTVKVTTDTGVDFDAVVRIDTPGEADYYRNGGIMQYVLRSLIRK, from the coding sequence GTGTCGGCGAACAGCTTCGACGCCCGCGCCACACTGAGTGTGGGCGACGAGTCGTACGAGATCTTCAAGCTGGACAAGGTCGAGGGCTCCGCGCGCCTTCCCTACAGCCTGAAGGTGCTGCTGGAGAACCTGCTCCGTACCGAGGACGGCGCGAACATCACCGCCGACCACATCCGGGCCCTCGGTGGCTGGGACTCGCAGGCGCAGCCCAGCCAGGAGATCCAGTTCACCCCGGCCCGTGTGATCATGCAGGACTTCACCGGTGTGCCCTGTGTCGTGGACCTCGCCACCATGCGTGAGGCCGTGAAGGAGCTGGGCGGCGATCCGGCGAAGATCAACCCGCTGGCCCCGGCCGAGCTGGTCATCGATCACTCCGTCATCGCCGACAAGTTCGGCACCAACACCGCCTTCGCGCAGAACGTCGAGCTGGAGTACGGCCGCAACCGCGAGCGGTACCAGTTCCTGCGCTGGGGCCAGACCGCGTTCGACGAGTTCAAGGTCGTCCCGCCGGGCACCGGCATCGTCCACCAGGTGAACATCGAGCACCTGGCCCGCACGATCATGGTCCGAGGCGGCCAGGCGTACCCCGACACCCTCGTCGGCACCGACTCGCACACCACCATGGTCAACGGCCTCGGTGTGCTGGGCTGGGGCGTCGGCGGTATCGAGGCCGAGGCCGCGATGCTGGGCCAGCCGGTCTCGATGCTCATCCCGCGCGTCGTCGGCTTCAAGCTGACCGGTGAGCTCACCCCCGGCACCACCGCCACCGACCTGGTGCTGACCATCACCGAGATGCTCCGCAAGCACGGTGTCGTCGGCAAGTTCGTGGAGTTCTACGGCGAGGGCGTCGCCGCGACCTCGCTCGCCAACCGCGCCACCATCGGCAACATGTCGCCGGAGTTCGGCTCCACCGCCGCGATCTTCCCGATCGACGGCGAGACGCTGAAGTACCTGCGCCTGACCGGCCGCAGCGAGCAGCAGGTCGCGCTCGTCGAGGCGTACGCCAAGGCGCAGGGCCTGTGGCTGGACCCGGCCGCCGAGCCCGACTTCTCCGAGAAGCTGGAGCTGGACCTCTCGACGGTCGTCCCGTCGATCGCCGGTCCCAAGCGCCCGCAGGACCGGATCGTCCTCGCCAACGCCGCCCAGCAGTTCGCGCTGGACGTCCGCAACTACGTGTCCGACGACGAGGAGGCGGGCAAGGAGTCCTTCCCCGCGTCCGACGCCCCGGCCTCCTCCAACGGCGTGCCGTCGAACCCGACCACGGTCACCGCGCCCGACGGGTCCACCTACGAGATCGACCACGGCGCCGTCACCGTCGCCGCGATCACCTCGTGCACCAACACCTCGAACCCGTACGTCATGGTCGCCGCCGCGCTGGTGGCCAAGAAGGCGGTCGAGAAGGGCCTCACCCGCAAGCCGTGGGTCAAGACGACCCTCGCGCCGGGTTCCAAGGTCGTCACCGACTACTTCGACAAGGCGGGGCTCACCCCCTACCTCGACAAGGTCGGCTTCAACCTCGTCGGCTACGGCTGCACCACCTGCATCGGCAACTCCGGCCCGCTGCCGGAAGAGGTCTCCAAGGCCGTCAACGACCACGACCTCGCGGTCACCTCGGTGCTCTCCGGCAACCGAAACTTCGAGGGCCGGATCAACCCCGACGTCAAGATGAACTACCTGGCGTCCCCGCCGCTGGTCGTCGCCTACGCCCTCGCGGGCTCCATGAAGGTCGACATCACCCGTGACGCCCTGGGCATCGACCAGGACGGCAAGCCGGTCTACCTCCAGGACATCTGGCCCACCGAGGCCGAGGTGAACGACGTCGTCGCCAACTCCATCGGCGAGGACATGTTCAACAAGTCCTACAGCGACGTCTTCGCGGGCGACGCCCAGTGGCAGTCCCTGCCGATCCCGACCGGCAACACCTTCGAGTGGGACACCGAGTCCACCTACGTCCGCAAGCCCCCGTACTTCGAGGGCATGACGATGGAGACCACCCCGGTCTCCGACATCACCGGCGCCCGGGTGCTGGCCAAGCTGGGCGACTCGGTCACCACCGACCACATCTCCCCGGCCGGTGCCATCAAGGCCGACACCCCCGCCGGCAAGTACCTCACGGAGCACGGCGTCGAGCGCCGCGACTTCAACAGCTACGGCTCCCGCCGCGGCAACCACGAGGTCATGATCCGGGGCACGTTCGCCAACATCCGGCTGCGCAACCAGATCGCGCCGGGCACCGAGGGCGGCTACACCCGCGACTTCACCCAGGCCGCCGAGTCCGCCGACGCGCCCGTGTCGTTCATCTACGACGCGTCCCGCAACTACATCGAGCAGGGCACCCCGCTCGTCGTCCTCGCGGGCAAGGAGTACGGCTCCGGCTCGTCCCGTGACTGGGCCGCCAAGGGCACCGCGCTGCTCGGCGTCAAGGCCGTCATCGCCGAGTCCTACGAGCGCATCCACCGCTCGAACCTCATCGGCATGGGCGTCCTCCCGCTCCAGTTCCCCGAGGGCGCCACGGCCGAGTCGCTCGGCCTGACCGGCGAGGAGACCTTCTCCTTCACCGGCGTCACCGTGCTGAACGACGGCTCCACCCCCCGCACCGTGAAGGTCACCACCGACACGGGCGTGGACTTCGACGCGGTCGTCCGCATCGACACCCCGGGTGAGGCCGACTACTACCGCAACGGCGGCATCATGCAGTACGTGCTGCGCTCGCTGATCCGCAAGTAG